One Alkalicoccus halolimnae DNA segment encodes these proteins:
- a CDS encoding MarR family winged helix-turn-helix transcriptional regulator, translated as MANQQDAVKVELEQVAAIEKSLRMVADIVKQKGREILNEFPITPPQFVALQWLHEFGDMTIGELSSKMYLACSTTTDLIDRMEKNELVERVKDTNDRRVVRIHLLEKGRTIIKEVIHQRQVYLQNVLEGFSKENVDFLENSLDVLFDEMKKDADTWKSF; from the coding sequence ATGGCGAATCAACAGGATGCTGTAAAAGTAGAACTGGAGCAGGTAGCAGCTATCGAAAAATCACTGCGCATGGTCGCAGATATAGTGAAGCAGAAGGGCCGGGAAATTCTAAATGAATTCCCTATCACCCCGCCCCAGTTTGTCGCGCTTCAGTGGCTGCACGAATTTGGAGATATGACAATTGGAGAACTTTCTTCAAAAATGTATCTCGCCTGCAGTACGACAACAGATCTCATCGACCGCATGGAAAAAAACGAATTGGTCGAAAGAGTGAAGGATACGAATGACCGCCGTGTTGTCCGCATACACCTGCTGGAGAAGGGACGGACAATTATTAAGGAAGTTATTCATCAGCGTCAGGTTTATTTGCAGAATGTTCTGGAAGGATTTTCTAAAGAAAATGTCGATTTTCTGGAAAACAGTCTGGATGTCCTGTTCGATGAAATGAAAAAAGACGCAGATACATGGAAGTCATTTTAA
- the sdhA gene encoding succinate dehydrogenase flavoprotein subunit: MSKGDVIVVGGGLAGLMATIKAAEKGKHVKLFSIVPVKRSHSVCAQGGINGALNTMGEGDSTWEHFDDSVYGGDFLANQPPVKAMTDAAPSIIHLLDRMGVMFNRTPEGLLSLRRFGGTQHHRTAYAGATTGQQLLYALDEQVRRHEANGLVSKYEGWEFLHAVLDDDGACRGITAQNLNSSEIEAFRSDAVIMATGGPGIVFGKSTNSMINTGYAAAAVYEQGVYYANGEFIQIHPTAIPGDDKLRLMSESARGEGGRVWTYDENGKPWYFLEEKYPAYGNLVPRDIATREIFHVCVDLKRGINGENMVYLDLSHKDPKELDIKLGGIMEIYEKFMGDDPRKVPMKIFPAVHYSMGGLWVDYDQMTNIPGLFAAGEVDYSIHGANRLGANSLLSSIYGGMIAGPNAVNYINDLEHSAEDLPDQVYERQLHEDKALFDKVLNMKGKENAFEIHQELGRWMTENVTVVRDNKRLKETDEKIQELLERYENINLADTAKWTNQSAMFVRQLKSMLNLARVITLGAYNRNESRGAHYKPEFPDRNDEDWLKTTKAQYNSITKNPEFEYEEVDVSLITPRKRDYTSKKKAGEKA, encoded by the coding sequence ATGAGTAAAGGTGATGTAATTGTCGTCGGCGGCGGACTAGCCGGACTGATGGCAACAATTAAAGCAGCAGAAAAAGGAAAGCACGTAAAATTATTTTCAATCGTTCCGGTAAAACGATCCCATTCTGTCTGTGCACAGGGCGGTATTAACGGAGCGTTAAATACAATGGGGGAAGGGGATTCCACGTGGGAGCATTTTGATGACTCCGTTTACGGTGGAGATTTCCTTGCCAACCAGCCTCCGGTTAAAGCGATGACAGATGCAGCTCCGAGTATTATCCACCTTCTTGACCGTATGGGTGTCATGTTTAACCGTACACCGGAAGGCCTTTTATCCCTCCGCCGTTTCGGTGGAACGCAGCACCACCGTACGGCTTATGCCGGAGCAACGACCGGGCAGCAGCTCCTCTATGCACTGGATGAGCAGGTGCGCCGTCACGAAGCAAACGGTCTCGTATCAAAGTATGAAGGCTGGGAGTTCCTGCACGCCGTACTGGATGATGACGGAGCGTGCCGCGGTATTACAGCGCAGAACCTTAATTCATCTGAAATTGAAGCTTTCCGTTCCGATGCCGTAATTATGGCGACCGGCGGACCTGGGATCGTCTTTGGTAAATCAACAAACTCGATGATTAATACAGGTTATGCAGCCGCTGCTGTATATGAGCAGGGTGTTTACTACGCCAACGGGGAATTTATTCAAATTCATCCAACTGCCATTCCAGGGGACGATAAACTGCGTCTGATGAGTGAGTCTGCACGAGGGGAAGGCGGCCGTGTGTGGACATACGACGAAAACGGCAAGCCGTGGTATTTCCTTGAAGAAAAATATCCTGCATACGGAAACCTGGTTCCACGTGATATTGCGACACGGGAAATCTTCCATGTCTGCGTTGATCTGAAACGCGGAATCAACGGAGAGAATATGGTTTACCTTGATCTGTCCCATAAAGATCCGAAAGAACTGGATATTAAACTCGGCGGAATCATGGAGATCTACGAAAAATTCATGGGGGACGATCCTCGTAAAGTTCCTATGAAAATTTTCCCTGCAGTTCACTACTCCATGGGCGGTCTCTGGGTCGACTATGACCAGATGACTAACATACCGGGATTGTTTGCGGCCGGAGAGGTCGATTATTCGATTCACGGAGCCAACCGTTTAGGTGCGAATTCCCTTCTTTCTTCGATTTATGGAGGAATGATTGCCGGACCAAATGCGGTTAATTATATCAATGACCTGGAGCACTCAGCTGAAGATCTTCCGGATCAGGTGTATGAGCGTCAGCTTCATGAAGATAAAGCGCTTTTTGATAAAGTGCTCAATATGAAAGGGAAGGAAAATGCGTTTGAAATTCATCAGGAACTCGGACGCTGGATGACAGAAAACGTTACCGTTGTCCGCGATAATAAACGTCTGAAAGAAACCGATGAAAAAATTCAGGAGCTTCTTGAGCGCTATGAGAACATTAATCTTGCAGACACGGCGAAGTGGACGAACCAGAGTGCCATGTTTGTACGTCAGCTGAAATCCATGCTCAATCTTGCCCGCGTTATTACGCTCGGAGCTTATAACCGAAACGAAAGCCGCGGAGCTCACTATAAGCCGGAATTCCCTGATCGGAATGATGAAGACTGGCTCAAGACAACAAAAGCCCAGTACAATTCGATAACGAAAAATCCGGAATTCGAGTATGAAGAAGTTGACGTGTCGCTCATCACTCCACGTAAGCGCGACTATACTTCAAAGAAAAAGGCCGGTGAAAAAGCATGA
- a CDS encoding DUF2507 domain-containing protein has product MQNEPVNQKVRSGYDLMRHELLPLLLGEEEPAILYWAGKALVRHRCHMAASDLTDFFAQAQWGTLHLVKEKKYERIYEVETTAKDSSRPFTLETGVIAQTAEMEKGLLAEATYEIKNKEPLTVRITVRWDKKDSVTEE; this is encoded by the coding sequence ATGCAAAATGAACCAGTCAATCAAAAAGTCCGTTCCGGCTACGACCTGATGAGGCACGAACTTCTCCCTCTGCTTCTCGGAGAGGAAGAACCCGCAATATTATACTGGGCCGGCAAGGCTCTCGTCAGGCACCGCTGCCATATGGCAGCGTCCGACCTTACAGATTTTTTTGCACAGGCCCAGTGGGGCACGCTCCATCTGGTAAAGGAGAAAAAATACGAACGTATATACGAAGTGGAAACGACTGCAAAAGACAGCTCCAGACCTTTCACTCTTGAAACTGGAGTTATCGCACAGACTGCTGAAATGGAAAAAGGCCTTCTTGCAGAAGCAACGTATGAAATAAAGAACAAAGAGCCACTGACCGTTCGTATTACTGTCCGGTGGGATAAAAAGGATTCTGTCACGGAAGAGTAG
- a CDS encoding MarR family winged helix-turn-helix transcriptional regulator: MEEKRLLELIEQYANVYLFATKKLERVMVEKAMPISLEQFGILRVLDGKGAMTAKEIAKETDVHKSAVTTKIARLEDRGFVERKEDSMDRRSMKITLTQEGQLVLDESKQAMTAFIRPFFEELNEKELEGFLKVYEKLNEMLLKEDY; the protein is encoded by the coding sequence ATGGAAGAAAAAAGACTACTGGAACTGATTGAACAGTATGCCAACGTATATTTGTTTGCAACAAAGAAGCTGGAAAGAGTCATGGTCGAAAAAGCCATGCCGATATCACTGGAGCAGTTTGGAATACTGCGCGTCCTCGACGGCAAAGGGGCCATGACGGCAAAGGAAATAGCGAAAGAAACAGACGTCCACAAAAGTGCCGTAACGACTAAGATAGCAAGACTGGAAGACCGGGGCTTTGTTGAAAGAAAAGAAGACAGTATGGATCGACGAAGCATGAAAATCACGTTGACACAGGAAGGTCAGCTTGTACTGGATGAAAGTAAACAGGCAATGACTGCTTTTATCCGCCCATTTTTTGAAGAGCTCAATGAAAAGGAACTCGAAGGTTTTTTAAAGGTTTACGAAAAGCTGAATGAGATGCTGCTGAAGGAGGATTATTGA
- a CDS encoding PRD domain-containing protein gives MEGTFLVSKTVNNNVVICRAVTGEEAIFIGKGIGFGKKSGDDFEATNYDKVYALVNEEERARYYELASKETEETMLLIHEAISRIHEAIGEQLNERTHFALTQHIVLALQRTRDETGIQNPFLTETRWLYYDTYRIAEDVVAYIDAETGIKLPEAEIGFITLHIQSALGHLSKQSPDLLTRCIHYAEEKLKRSFMRDSEGFRRLVEHFRQMAERPLTSPSTEVDKKIFLLLKNEHPLCYNTSRNIIRMMEKSTGVPAGDRDAVQTMLHLLTAEAASYDKA, from the coding sequence ATGGAAGGGACATTTTTGGTATCAAAAACAGTGAATAATAACGTTGTTATCTGCAGAGCGGTAACAGGAGAAGAAGCAATTTTTATTGGTAAGGGGATCGGATTCGGCAAAAAAAGTGGAGACGATTTTGAAGCTACAAATTACGATAAAGTCTACGCTCTTGTTAATGAAGAAGAAAGAGCACGCTATTACGAGCTTGCTTCGAAAGAAACGGAAGAAACGATGCTGCTCATCCACGAGGCGATTTCAAGAATTCATGAAGCAATCGGCGAGCAGCTGAATGAACGGACGCACTTTGCACTGACGCAGCATATCGTGCTCGCTCTGCAGCGGACGAGGGACGAAACCGGCATACAAAACCCTTTCTTAACGGAAACGAGATGGCTTTATTATGATACGTACCGTATAGCGGAGGATGTCGTTGCATACATTGATGCAGAGACCGGAATTAAGCTTCCGGAGGCGGAGATCGGTTTTATCACACTTCATATCCAAAGTGCCCTTGGACATTTGTCAAAGCAGTCACCGGATCTGCTGACGCGCTGCATTCATTATGCGGAAGAAAAACTGAAACGTTCGTTTATGAGGGATTCAGAAGGCTTCAGGCGTCTCGTCGAACATTTTCGGCAGATGGCAGAGCGTCCGCTTACGAGTCCTTCGACAGAGGTGGATAAAAAAATTTTTTTACTGTTGAAAAATGAACATCCGCTGTGCTACAATACTTCTCGAAACATCATCCGAATGATGGAAAAATCAACCGGCGTCCCTGCGGGCGACCGAGATGCTGTTCAAACTATGCTGCACCTGCTTACGGCAGAAGCAGCCTCATATGATAAAGCGTAG
- a CDS encoding TrkH family potassium uptake protein, with product MRLGLSKFLSPFRTIVVSYILAMILFSFLLFLPFVTQDGVTVSYSDALFTAVSAVSVTGLTVLNVSETFNWLGILFLALGIQLGGIGVMTLGTFVWMIMGKKIALSQRMLIMVDQNQISFSGLVKLMRGILGVAIGIELIGAIVLGTYYLNFFDTAFEAYYQGAFSSLAAFTNAGFDITGQSLVPFVDDYFVQLVHILLIFSGAIGFPVLMEIREYFSSKNPNFRFSLFTKIATSTYFIVFAIGAAGLWLIELTEFYEGMSWHQQLFFSMFNSATARSGGLSTMDMNDLTLASLLLISGLMIIGASPSSVGGGIRTTTLAVMFLTIRSFAMGRSDVKVFGREIHPEDKQKAFIVLSVFAVGLFISVIMISAFESSGEFALMAIIFETSSAFGTTGLSMGITPDLSLPSQLILMILMLIGRVGLVAFLFSIRAQEKKTHFKYPTERIIIG from the coding sequence ATGCGCCTCGGTTTATCTAAATTTTTAAGCCCGTTCAGAACGATTGTGGTCTCCTATATACTTGCGATGATATTGTTTAGTTTTCTGCTTTTTCTTCCATTCGTTACTCAGGATGGAGTCACAGTTTCTTATTCGGATGCTTTATTTACAGCAGTGAGTGCAGTGAGTGTAACCGGGCTTACGGTACTGAACGTTTCCGAGACGTTTAACTGGCTCGGTATCCTTTTCTTAGCCCTTGGGATTCAGCTCGGAGGAATCGGAGTAATGACGCTGGGCACTTTCGTATGGATGATTATGGGGAAAAAGATTGCCCTGTCCCAGCGCATGCTTATCATGGTCGACCAGAATCAGATTTCCTTTTCCGGTCTCGTTAAACTGATGAGGGGAATTCTCGGTGTCGCTATCGGGATTGAGCTTATCGGAGCGATTGTTCTCGGTACGTATTACCTGAATTTTTTCGATACAGCATTTGAAGCCTATTATCAGGGGGCGTTCAGTTCTCTGGCTGCCTTTACTAATGCCGGGTTCGATATAACCGGCCAGTCGCTCGTGCCGTTTGTGGATGATTATTTTGTGCAGCTGGTACATATTCTGCTTATCTTTTCAGGTGCAATCGGCTTCCCGGTACTGATGGAAATACGGGAGTACTTCTCCTCTAAAAATCCGAATTTCCGTTTCAGCTTATTTACTAAGATTGCCACATCCACCTACTTTATCGTCTTTGCGATAGGAGCGGCAGGACTCTGGCTGATCGAACTTACAGAATTTTATGAAGGAATGAGCTGGCACCAGCAGCTGTTTTTCTCGATGTTTAACTCCGCTACTGCCAGAAGCGGCGGACTGTCTACGATGGATATGAACGATTTGACACTCGCGAGTCTCCTGCTAATCTCAGGCCTGATGATTATCGGTGCCAGTCCTTCGAGTGTCGGGGGCGGTATCCGTACGACAACACTTGCCGTAATGTTTTTGACTATCCGCAGTTTTGCGATGGGACGTAGTGACGTTAAAGTATTCGGAAGAGAAATTCATCCGGAGGACAAACAGAAAGCGTTTATCGTTCTCTCTGTTTTTGCTGTCGGTCTTTTCATATCTGTCATTATGATTTCTGCATTTGAGAGCAGCGGCGAATTTGCTCTGATGGCGATTATCTTTGAAACGAGTTCGGCTTTCGGAACTACGGGTCTGTCCATGGGGATTACTCCTGATCTGTCGCTTCCAAGTCAGCTCATTCTGATGATTCTGATGCTTATCGGGCGTGTAGGACTCGTTGCCTTCTTATTCTCGATCCGGGCACAGGAAAAGAAAACGCACTTTAAATATCCTACAGAACGGATTATTATCGGTTAA
- a CDS encoding phosphocarrier protein HPr, with product MAEQTYKITAETGIHARPATQLVNKAGQFESEVTLSYNGKSVNLKSIMGVMSLGVGQGSEVTIQAEGPDEKEAITALDEVMKQGLAE from the coding sequence ATGGCAGAACAGACGTATAAAATCACAGCAGAAACAGGTATTCACGCACGACCGGCAACGCAGCTGGTAAATAAAGCAGGCCAGTTTGAGTCGGAAGTTACATTGAGCTATAACGGTAAATCCGTTAATCTCAAATCTATCATGGGTGTTATGTCTCTTGGTGTCGGCCAGGGATCCGAAGTTACGATTCAGGCAGAAGGACCGGATGAAAAGGAAGCAATCACAGCGCTTGATGAAGTGATGAAGCAAGGACTGGCGGAATAA
- the sdhB gene encoding succinate dehydrogenase iron-sulfur subunit → MTTETAEKMIELLIVRQEDPDSKPFEEKFSIPYRSNMNVISALMEIRRNPVNAEGQDTTPVAWDASCLEEVCGACSMVINGKPRQSCTALIDKLEQPIRLEPMSTFPVMRDLTVDRSRMFDSLKRVKAWVPIDGTYDLGPGPRMPEAKRQWAYELSKCMSCGVCLQACPNVNDKSEFIGPAALSQVRLFNAHPTGAMHKAERLETIMDGDGGIANCGNSQNCVEACPKEIPLTTSIAALNRATTLQSFKNFFGSDTV, encoded by the coding sequence ATGACGACAGAAACAGCAGAAAAGATGATTGAACTTTTAATCGTCCGTCAAGAAGACCCTGACAGCAAACCGTTTGAAGAAAAATTTTCGATTCCTTATCGTTCCAATATGAACGTAATTTCCGCACTGATGGAGATCCGCCGCAACCCGGTTAATGCGGAGGGGCAGGACACGACTCCTGTAGCATGGGATGCGAGCTGTCTGGAGGAAGTATGTGGCGCCTGTTCTATGGTTATTAATGGAAAACCGCGCCAGTCCTGTACAGCGCTGATTGATAAACTGGAGCAGCCTATCCGTCTGGAACCGATGAGTACGTTCCCGGTTATGCGTGACCTGACCGTGGACCGCAGCCGTATGTTCGACTCCCTGAAGCGGGTTAAAGCATGGGTTCCAATTGACGGCACTTATGACCTCGGTCCTGGACCAAGAATGCCGGAAGCGAAGCGCCAGTGGGCGTACGAGCTTTCGAAGTGTATGTCCTGCGGCGTCTGCCTGCAGGCATGTCCTAACGTAAACGATAAGTCCGAATTTATCGGCCCGGCTGCGCTTTCCCAGGTCCGCCTGTTTAATGCCCATCCAACAGGTGCCATGCACAAAGCTGAGCGTCTGGAAACGATCATGGATGGAGACGGTGGTATTGCCAACTGCGGAAACTCACAGAACTGCGTAGAAGCATGCCCGAAAGAAATTCCGTTAACTACATCGATTGCGGCACTGAACCGTGCGACGACGCTGCAGTCGTTCAAGAACTTCTTTGGTTCTGACACAGTATAA
- a CDS encoding acyl-CoA thioesterase yields MALPAYIENPETWEKEFTFFDSLKVRFSETDAFGHVNNTVAFVYFEQARIHYFEHLGLMKEWVQGPHMIVTGDLQCDYVRQVKFGEELEVGVKAAYVGRTSVDVHYMIKNADGKLCMTGRGRIVQIDKEKGGSAPWNEDMRAVLETA; encoded by the coding sequence ATGGCACTGCCTGCCTACATAGAAAATCCGGAAACATGGGAGAAAGAATTTACGTTTTTCGATTCCTTGAAAGTGCGTTTTTCAGAAACAGATGCCTTTGGCCACGTAAATAACACGGTAGCTTTCGTTTATTTTGAACAGGCACGTATCCATTATTTTGAACATCTGGGACTGATGAAAGAGTGGGTACAGGGTCCTCACATGATCGTCACCGGCGACCTTCAGTGTGATTATGTACGTCAGGTTAAGTTTGGTGAAGAACTGGAAGTCGGTGTGAAAGCAGCTTACGTTGGCCGAACGTCAGTTGATGTTCATTACATGATAAAAAATGCCGACGGGAAACTGTGCATGACCGGCCGGGGCAGAATCGTGCAGATTGATAAGGAAAAAGGGGGTTCTGCACCCTGGAACGAGGACATGCGGGCTGTACTCGAAACGGCTTAA
- the ptsP gene encoding phosphoenolpyruvate--protein phosphotransferase has translation MSTKLTGIAASAGIAIAKAFRYEEPDLTVEKKTDVDADSEIKDFDAALVKSRAELEVIKEKTLNDMGEEHAEIFSAHLLVLSDPEFVDAIRQKVQDDKVNASFALDELANQFITMFESMDNEYMKERAADIRDVSKRVLAHLLGKPIVSLAELNEEVIIVGEDLTPSDTAQLNKEFVKGFATNIGGRTSHSAIMARSLEIPAVVGTKSVTKDTDQHATVIIDGISGTVIIDPSEEELNEYKQKHAEYEEQKKEWAKLKNEPSVSKDGSHVELAANIGTPDDLEGVHGNGAEGVGLYRTEFLYMGRESLPSEEEQFKAYKKVVESLNGGPVVIRTLDIGGDKELSYLDLPDEMNPFLGFRAIRLCLEMDDMFRTQLRALLRASAFGNLKIMFPMIATLEEFRQAKAILEEEKQKLQSEGTEVSTELEVGIMVEIPSTAVMAPQFAKEVDFFSIGTNDLIQYTMAADRMNERVSYLYQPYNPAILNLVKMVIDASHKEGKWTGMCGEMAGDEIAIPLLFGLGLDEFSMSATSVLPARSQLLKLDKKDAQAVAEKALTLNTSDEVKTLVENKFL, from the coding sequence ATGAGTACAAAGCTGACGGGAATTGCAGCCTCTGCTGGAATCGCGATCGCAAAAGCTTTCCGCTACGAAGAGCCGGACCTCACTGTTGAAAAAAAGACAGATGTGGACGCCGATTCTGAAATAAAAGACTTTGACGCTGCTCTGGTAAAATCCAGAGCAGAGCTTGAAGTAATAAAAGAAAAAACGCTTAATGACATGGGAGAAGAGCACGCAGAAATTTTCTCTGCCCACCTGCTCGTTCTGAGCGATCCGGAATTTGTAGATGCGATCCGCCAGAAGGTTCAGGATGATAAAGTGAATGCCTCTTTTGCCCTCGATGAGCTGGCTAATCAGTTTATTACAATGTTTGAAAGCATGGACAACGAATACATGAAGGAACGTGCAGCGGATATCCGCGACGTTTCCAAACGGGTTCTGGCCCATCTTCTCGGAAAGCCGATTGTTTCTCTCGCAGAGCTTAACGAAGAAGTAATCATTGTCGGTGAGGACTTAACTCCTTCCGATACGGCGCAGCTGAACAAGGAATTTGTTAAAGGGTTCGCTACAAATATCGGCGGCCGCACCTCTCACTCTGCCATCATGGCCCGTTCCCTCGAAATTCCTGCAGTTGTGGGAACGAAGTCGGTAACGAAAGATACGGATCAGCATGCCACCGTCATTATCGATGGCATTTCCGGCACTGTTATTATCGATCCGAGCGAGGAAGAGCTTAATGAGTATAAACAAAAGCACGCCGAGTATGAAGAACAGAAAAAAGAATGGGCCAAGCTTAAAAATGAGCCCTCTGTTTCAAAAGACGGTTCACATGTAGAGCTGGCAGCCAATATTGGTACTCCGGACGATCTGGAAGGGGTCCACGGCAACGGAGCAGAAGGAGTCGGCCTTTACCGGACCGAGTTCCTTTACATGGGCCGGGAGTCCCTGCCATCCGAAGAAGAACAGTTCAAGGCTTATAAAAAAGTAGTGGAATCACTAAACGGCGGACCGGTCGTTATCCGTACGCTTGATATCGGAGGCGACAAAGAACTGTCATACCTTGACCTGCCGGATGAAATGAATCCATTTCTCGGATTCCGCGCGATCCGCCTCTGTCTGGAAATGGACGATATGTTCCGCACGCAGCTCCGCGCTCTTCTCAGAGCAAGTGCATTCGGCAACTTGAAAATTATGTTTCCGATGATTGCTACGCTTGAGGAATTCCGCCAGGCAAAGGCTATTCTGGAAGAAGAAAAGCAAAAGCTTCAATCGGAAGGCACTGAAGTAAGCACGGAGCTGGAAGTCGGCATTATGGTGGAGATTCCATCGACTGCTGTAATGGCTCCCCAGTTTGCGAAGGAAGTGGATTTCTTCAGTATCGGTACAAATGACTTAATTCAGTATACGATGGCTGCAGACCGCATGAATGAACGTGTCTCCTACCTTTACCAGCCGTATAATCCGGCTATTTTAAATCTTGTGAAGATGGTTATTGATGCTTCTCACAAAGAAGGTAAGTGGACGGGCATGTGCGGTGAAATGGCCGGCGACGAAATTGCTATCCCGCTTCTTTTCGGTCTCGGACTCGATGAATTCAGCATGAGTGCTACTTCCGTACTTCCAGCCCGCAGCCAGCTCCTTAAGCTTGATAAGAAGGATGCCCAGGCTGTAGCAGAGAAAGCACTTACGCTCAACACCTCTGATGAAGTAAAGACACTTGTAGAAAACAAATTTTTATAA
- a CDS encoding succinate dehydrogenase cytochrome b558 subunit translates to MSTNREFLFRRLHSLLGVIPIGAFLIVHLSVNWFATRGPDVYNQAVSFMEGLPFRYAMEAFFIFIPIILHAVYGLYIAFQARNNTSNYGYFRNWMFRMQRISGVIVLIFVAWHTWETRIASAFGAEVNFQMMEDILANPALLIFYIIGITATTFHFANGLWSFSVTWGITITPKSQKIATYVTAGIFLALTFVGIRTVLVFVGI, encoded by the coding sequence ATGTCAACAAATCGCGAGTTTTTGTTCCGCAGGCTTCATTCTTTACTTGGAGTTATACCGATCGGTGCCTTTCTGATTGTCCACCTCTCGGTTAACTGGTTTGCTACAAGAGGTCCTGATGTTTATAATCAGGCTGTCAGTTTCATGGAGGGACTTCCGTTCCGCTACGCCATGGAAGCATTTTTCATTTTTATTCCTATCATTCTCCACGCTGTTTACGGGTTGTATATTGCATTTCAGGCTCGTAACAATACGTCCAATTACGGTTATTTCCGCAACTGGATGTTCCGTATGCAGCGCATTTCCGGGGTTATTGTACTTATCTTTGTAGCCTGGCACACGTGGGAAACACGTATTGCTTCGGCATTTGGCGCAGAAGTCAACTTTCAGATGATGGAAGATATTTTAGCAAATCCTGCTTTACTTATCTTTTATATTATCGGTATCACAGCTACGACGTTCCATTTTGCCAATGGGCTTTGGTCCTTTTCCGTTACATGGGGAATTACAATCACACCTAAATCGCAGAAAATTGCTACATACGTAACGGCAGGTATTTTCCTGGCACTAACATTTGTCGGTATCCGTACCGTACTTGTTTTCGTCGGTATTTAG